One genomic region from Terriglobus aquaticus encodes:
- a CDS encoding lysophospholipid acyltransferase family protein: MPHPPEKPAATFTRSQRWLVRLVPPLAALAIRLLCATLRFHEVLAPDAHPADRDRRADLYPFWHNCLLLAAYRYRNLGIRILISSSFDGELIARTVALLGFVPVRGSSSRGGAAGLLGVARALAAGHKCAITADGPRGPAFVAKPGAAAIATNALAQRRRQSDIGLQNDSNAAHDPDPILISAFHLEPHRAWRLRSWDGFLIPKPFSRVTVAWQTPLPATTPDLQSALQRALDEARRVATEPAR, encoded by the coding sequence ATGCCGCATCCACCGGAGAAGCCGGCTGCCACGTTCACACGATCGCAACGATGGCTCGTCCGCCTCGTGCCACCGCTGGCGGCGCTTGCCATCCGGCTTTTGTGCGCAACGCTTCGCTTTCACGAAGTGCTGGCGCCCGATGCACACCCGGCCGACCGCGATCGTCGCGCCGACCTTTATCCCTTCTGGCACAACTGTCTTCTGTTAGCTGCCTACCGATATCGCAACCTCGGCATTCGCATTCTGATCTCGTCTTCGTTCGACGGTGAACTCATCGCGCGCACCGTTGCTCTGCTGGGCTTCGTGCCCGTGCGAGGATCCTCATCCCGCGGCGGCGCGGCCGGCCTGCTGGGCGTTGCACGAGCGCTTGCCGCCGGCCATAAGTGCGCCATCACCGCCGACGGTCCGCGCGGTCCCGCCTTTGTCGCCAAACCCGGCGCTGCCGCGATCGCCACCAACGCACTGGCGCAACGACGTCGTCAGAGCGATATCGGGCTTCAGAACGATTCGAACGCCGCACACGATCCCGACCCCATCCTCATCAGTGCCTTCCACCTGGAGCCGCACCGCGCCTGGCGGCTGCGCTCCTGGGACGGCTTCCTCATTCCCAAACCGTTCAGCCGCGTCACAGTCGCCTGGCAAACGCCCCTGCCCGCGACCACGCCCGACCTCCAATCCGCCTTGCAACGCGCTCTCGACGAGGCTCGCCGCGTTGCCACCGAGCCCGCCCGCTGA
- the queA gene encoding tRNA preQ1(34) S-adenosylmethionine ribosyltransferase-isomerase QueA: MRVSDFHFHLPPELIAKHPPAERDAARMLTFDRATGQTADRYFRDLPDLLNPGDLVIFNDSRVIPARLFGRRAGLRTQTNSPGPSGTIEVLLTEQLSSTDWRTLVKPARKVQPGETLLFSAKAMQPETTLTADVMAAGDRGERTLRFQDTPDFFARLDALGHIPLPPYLHRADTAEDRARYQTVYADPAQPGSAAAPTAGLHFTPAILHRLDERGVETATVTLHVGLGTFQPVHVEDIADIHLHAEHYTLPAATADAINRARREGRRIVAVGTTTVRTLEHCAREAVARASAADWQLHPHSGSTSIFLRPGDTFQLVNALLTNFHLPESTLLMLVSAFAAQRSDPQQGIAHVLAAYRHAVQQQYRFFSYGDCMFLQ; the protein is encoded by the coding sequence GTGCGCGTTTCCGACTTCCACTTCCATCTGCCGCCGGAGCTCATCGCCAAACATCCGCCCGCCGAACGCGACGCCGCTCGCATGCTCACCTTCGACCGTGCCACCGGGCAGACCGCCGACCGCTACTTCCGCGATCTGCCCGATCTGCTCAACCCCGGCGACCTCGTAATCTTCAACGACTCCCGCGTCATCCCCGCGCGACTCTTCGGTCGGCGCGCCGGCCTTCGCACGCAAACGAACTCGCCCGGCCCCAGCGGCACCATAGAAGTCCTACTAACCGAGCAGCTCAGCTCCACCGACTGGCGCACCCTGGTCAAACCCGCTCGCAAGGTCCAACCCGGCGAAACCCTCCTCTTCAGCGCGAAGGCCATGCAGCCGGAAACGACCCTCACCGCCGACGTCATGGCCGCCGGGGATCGCGGCGAACGCACCCTCCGGTTCCAGGACACCCCTGACTTCTTCGCCCGTCTTGACGCCCTTGGACACATCCCGCTGCCGCCGTATCTCCACCGCGCCGACACCGCCGAGGACCGCGCCCGCTACCAGACGGTCTACGCCGATCCGGCTCAACCCGGCTCCGCTGCCGCACCCACCGCGGGCCTCCACTTCACGCCCGCGATCCTTCACCGGCTTGACGAGCGCGGTGTTGAGACGGCAACCGTCACCCTGCACGTAGGCCTGGGCACCTTTCAGCCCGTACACGTAGAAGACATCGCAGACATTCACCTACACGCCGAGCACTACACGCTTCCCGCCGCGACGGCAGACGCCATCAATCGGGCTCGCCGCGAAGGACGCCGGATCGTCGCCGTTGGCACCACCACCGTCCGCACCCTGGAGCACTGCGCCCGCGAGGCCGTTGCACGCGCTTCCGCCGCCGACTGGCAGCTCCATCCTCACTCCGGCAGCACCAGCATCTTCCTCAGACCCGGCGACACCTTCCAGCTCGTGAACGCCCTGCTCACCAACTTCCACCTTCCGGAATCCACGCTGCTTATGCTCGTCAGCGCCTTCGCCGCCCAGCGTTCCGATCCGCAGCAAGGCATCGCCCATGTACTCGCCGCCTACCGCCACGCAGTCCAGCAGCAATATCGCTTCTTCAGCTACGGCGACTGCATGTTCCTGCAGTAA